The Amycolatopsis coloradensis sequence TGAGATCTCCAGTGAGCAACCGGGTCTCCACGCCCTTGGGCAGGTGCCGCCACAGTGCGCGCTCAAGCTGGTGCACTAAGTCTTTTGCGTGCGCCACGACGAGCACCCTGGCCTTTGGGTTGTTTTGGAGATACTCGCCGATGACCTCCCCGCCAACAACGGTCTTACCAAGCCCGGTTGCGAGGACAAGCAGCCCGCGGCCAGTTGACCTCAAGTCGGCTTTCAGCCGCGCGACTGCTTGGTCCTGATAGTCACGCCGCCTGACCTGCCCAAAGTGATCGGGAAGGCCACTGAAAGCTCGTTCGAGATGTCCGCCGTCCCAGAGGGCGATCGGTGGGCCAATGCGCCCCAACTCTGCAGCTCGCCTACGAGCCGTAGGGCTAAACCTCGAGTTTGTGACAACTGCGGCGCGTGTGACGCGATAGCTATCTCTGGCTCGTGCGACCTCGTCCACCGCCTCCTCGCCCACCGGCCCTCTGCTCTTCCATTTACACTGCAGGACCCACTCTCGCCCGCGCAGTTTGGCCAGGATGTCGCCGCCCTCGTCCCCCGGACCGTCGATGTTGACTACAGATGTCGCACCGAGGTGCCACAGCAGCCGCTCGATTCGCCGTGGGAACTGGACTGGACCGGAGGCGAGCAGAGTCGGAGGATCGAGAAAGTGACCCACGCCGACGCGCCCCCTCACCGAGCCAGTGCGCGTGACACCAACCGGGCACTGGCTCGTACGCGTGCGAGCTCGTCGAGCTCCAGCCGGGGGCGCTGCTCTTCCAGAAGGGCGAGATCACCTAACGGACCGAGCACCCGCTCTACCACCACATCGCGCACTGACTCATCGACTCCCTCGTAAGCCCTGGCAAAGACTCGGTTGTCAAAGAACGTTTCGGGTGCCTCACGGAGGATTCGCTTAACCGCGTTGCCCCGCAGGTAGCGTATGAACTCGCCGGTTTCGATCTGGTCACCCCAAGGCTCGGCTCCTGGGACTTCGAACGCGAATCGACGTTGCGCGTCCTTACGCTCCATCTCAGTTGTCACATGCCAGTGTCGCTGAGGTGACTCCGCCACGAACGGGATCATCGCTTCGCGTACCTGATCCAGCAGCCGCTCCGCCATGTCGGCCATTGCGGTCGGGGTGAGGTCATCCACGGCGTTCGAGTCCTTGAGGTGGGCGATGACTCGTGACAAAGGTGTGTCCAGTCTGCTCGCCCGCACGCGCAGATACTCGGAGACCTCGACTAGGGCGATGTCCCGCGGATCAGCGCCGCGGCGTTGGAACAGTGGATCGTCGAGGTTGACGAACACCTCCAGCGTCGGTGACCTGAGCATGTAGGTGACGACCGGCGCAGGCTGCTCGCGTCGGTCGATGAGCTTCTGTCCCTTGACCAGCCACGCTGACAGCTCGATCGAACCCAGGTCGGCCAGGTTGTACTTGCCGTTTAAGTCGAGCAGCGGCTCTCCGTGCTCGCGATAGCGCTTGAGTCGATCCTCGACTGTCTCCGCTGGTGGATTCGACTCACCCTTATCGCCCGGCTGGCCGTGAGGTCCCGTGCCGTCGTCGTCACCTTGCTCGTCGTCATCCAGCCCGGGCAGAATGCCGGTGCCGGACGCGTCGTCACCTGTGTCGGGCTCCGTAGGTGGGTGGTCGTTCTGATAAGCGGAGCGGTACCAAATCTCATCCGTCTCGTAATCGGGATCGTTGTCGCGAAATCGCTTGGCCCACTCATAGGTTTTTTCGTGGATTGGTTGCCCGTCTTTGCCTGGGATCAGATAACTGAGTCCGGCCGGCGAATTCCGTCGGTATCCGGTGTACAGCAACGCAAGTGGACTGTCATTGACAGTCCCGGGTAAGCGTTTGGGGCGCAATGGCGTGTCGCCTCGGATCAGCCTGAGGACCTGTTGCCATTCCAGGCTTTCGAACTCGAACGCGTTCTTCTGGTAATTAGGCGTGACATGGTCACAGTGGATTTCGCCGACGATACGACCACGAGCAGACTTGTCGTCGATCGGGTACTCGAGTTCGGGGTCGACGGCGTCCTCTGGCAGCCAGTAAAAGGCGCGTTTATCTCGGATTAGGATCTTGCGACCATTGCGCAAGAAATCAATCCCATATTCGGACTTGTGTACATAGCGCTGGATGCCGATCCAACCATGCACGCGGCGAGCGCGCTTGGAGAGCCGCTCACTTCCGCACTCTTCGCAGAGCTCTACGTCAAGAGGGTTCCAGTTACCACAGTCCATGCAGGCTAGCCTCGCCGAGAGCTCCCTGTCTATCCGTTGCACGGCGTGGATGTCGACACCGTTGCGAGTGACGAATCTGGACTCATCCCACACGCATTGACGGCGGGGAAAGACTTTCTTGTTGTTGAGCGTGAGGGTGAAACCCTTGGTTTCGAGGAGATAGCTGTAGATATCACCAAGATTTTCGCGAATTGCCTTCTGCGTGTTCGTCCGCCTGAGCGCCTGGAACTGTTCGGACTTTAACTCGCTGACGGTGACAGTGGTGCCGTGCTCGGCTGGGTTTGCCTTCGGCACGAGGCGAAAGGGTGCCTGGTAGCGCTCGGTATTGGCGATCTCTGCCAGGTTGAGAACGACTTCCACCCAGTGCGTGTCACCTTCCCGACTGGTGACTACCGTCGTGTGCCTGCCAAGGCGGGCGGTGCTGATGTTGAATCCCATGCCGAACAGGCCGAGTGCACCATGTCGGGCATTGCTAGTCCAGCCAGCGCTGATCGCCTTAGTTACTGCCTCCAGGCTCATTCCGCGTCCGTTATCCCGCACGGAGATGCTGGCGGTGGAGCGATCGGCGTTAGCGGGCGGGAGCGAGACGGCGACCGTGGGCTTCTTCGTTGTGTCGTTTGCGGACAGGAACTCGTCGAAGGCGTTGTCGATGAGTTCGGCGAGGCACTGCCAATTGGCGAACTCGATGTCGCCGAGCACGCCGAGAATCCTCGGATGCGGTGTCACATCGATGAATCGACTTTCGCTCACGAGTCTCCCTATCCGCTGTCCCTCGGCGCCAAACACGTACGGGAGCATGCCCGTCTCCCCCGGAAGGCTACAAGCCGTCACAGCCAGTCACGAACACAGAGTAGTACTAGCTGCCGGTCGTCAGGAGGGCGGCACGCATTTTGGGTCGCCTCCCCTCGCAAGAGTCGTCGCGCTCAGGGTACGGTTCCCGTGACGATCGCCCCCGCAACACTCGGGCGATTTGACGGTGACCAGATGATCTCTCGGGTAGGATTTTCGCATGGCTGACCAGCGGAAAGGATCGCG is a genomic window containing:
- a CDS encoding ATP-binding protein, which translates into the protein MSESRFIDVTPHPRILGVLGDIEFANWQCLAELIDNAFDEFLSANDTTKKPTVAVSLPPANADRSTASISVRDNGRGMSLEAVTKAISAGWTSNARHGALGLFGMGFNISTARLGRHTTVVTSREGDTHWVEVVLNLAEIANTERYQAPFRLVPKANPAEHGTTVTVSELKSEQFQALRRTNTQKAIRENLGDIYSYLLETKGFTLTLNNKKVFPRRQCVWDESRFVTRNGVDIHAVQRIDRELSARLACMDCGNWNPLDVELCEECGSERLSKRARRVHGWIGIQRYVHKSEYGIDFLRNGRKILIRDKRAFYWLPEDAVDPELEYPIDDKSARGRIVGEIHCDHVTPNYQKNAFEFESLEWQQVLRLIRGDTPLRPKRLPGTVNDSPLALLYTGYRRNSPAGLSYLIPGKDGQPIHEKTYEWAKRFRDNDPDYETDEIWYRSAYQNDHPPTEPDTGDDASGTGILPGLDDDEQGDDDGTGPHGQPGDKGESNPPAETVEDRLKRYREHGEPLLDLNGKYNLADLGSIELSAWLVKGQKLIDRREQPAPVVTYMLRSPTLEVFVNLDDPLFQRRGADPRDIALVEVSEYLRVRASRLDTPLSRVIAHLKDSNAVDDLTPTAMADMAERLLDQVREAMIPFVAESPQRHWHVTTEMERKDAQRRFAFEVPGAEPWGDQIETGEFIRYLRGNAVKRILREAPETFFDNRVFARAYEGVDESVRDVVVERVLGPLGDLALLEEQRPRLELDELARVRASARLVSRALAR